From a single Arachnia propionica genomic region:
- a CDS encoding SH3 domain-containing protein codes for MAKARRAFLEEDDYDVLDITPSAVTSPRREAKRPRILGRVLAPIALSGLVVAGSFAIASRGNSDKAAAPSYETTDLGVSRGGERAPLASASPSGDTETSAPAPLPTPTETPEATPTETATPTEEATASASPTKTFDPSELGEKTGEMYIASSANVRTGPGSDYDVRTTLDAGLAVTVTNVTSNGWQQISYKGRAGWVKSDLLTSKKPETPSASPSSESGGSGSGGGASSGGTCSSSSAKSIESGLTSKSISVLHAVCAAFPDVKSYGGYRNDSGYHGQGRAIDVMVSGDRAWEIARWLRENAKSLGVIEVIHAQKIWTTQRSSEGWRSMSDRGSATANHYDHVHISVGG; via the coding sequence ATGGCAAAGGCACGCCGCGCCTTCCTGGAGGAGGACGACTACGACGTCCTCGACATCACCCCTTCCGCCGTCACTTCCCCACGACGGGAGGCAAAGCGACCGCGCATCCTCGGCAGGGTACTGGCCCCCATCGCGCTGTCAGGCCTGGTTGTCGCAGGCTCCTTCGCAATAGCGAGCAGAGGAAACTCCGACAAGGCCGCCGCCCCAAGCTACGAAACCACTGACCTCGGCGTGAGCCGCGGAGGAGAACGCGCTCCCCTGGCCTCGGCATCCCCATCTGGTGATACCGAAACCAGCGCCCCGGCCCCGCTGCCGACTCCGACCGAAACCCCCGAGGCAACGCCAACGGAGACCGCAACCCCCACCGAGGAAGCCACCGCATCTGCTTCCCCGACCAAGACCTTCGACCCCTCCGAACTCGGAGAAAAAACAGGCGAGATGTACATCGCATCCTCGGCCAACGTGCGCACCGGACCTGGATCCGATTACGACGTACGAACCACGCTCGATGCGGGGCTGGCCGTGACGGTAACGAACGTCACCTCGAACGGCTGGCAGCAGATCTCCTACAAAGGCCGCGCAGGCTGGGTGAAGTCCGATCTGCTCACCTCCAAGAAACCTGAGACCCCGTCCGCCTCTCCCTCCAGCGAATCCGGTGGCTCCGGGTCCGGCGGAGGCGCTTCCTCCGGCGGCACCTGCTCGTCCTCCTCGGCGAAGAGCATCGAATCCGGACTCACCTCGAAGTCGATCTCCGTGCTCCACGCCGTCTGCGCAGCCTTCCCGGACGTGAAGTCCTACGGTGGCTACCGCAATGATTCCGGATACCACGGCCAGGGCCGGGCCATCGACGTCATGGTCTCCGGCGACCGGGCCTGGGAAATCGCTCGCTGGCTTCGCGAGAACGCCAAGAGCCTCGGTGTCATCGAGGTCATCCACGCCCAGAAAATCTGGACCACGCAGCGTTCCTCCGAAGGCTGGCGCTCCATGTCGGACCGCGGGTCGGCCACCGCGAACCACTACGACCACGTCCACATCTCCGTCGGCGGCTGA